CAATCTCACCCCCGGGGCGTTGTTCCAAGAGTGACTGCATGGAGACATAGACCTGATCGAGTGTCACTTCGGCTTGAAGTGAGAAATAGCGGGTGCGCACAGAGACCTGCTGTTTGATCTCAGCAGTCACCCCTAACCCTGCAAAAGAGTCATGCCCCCAAAAGTCCTCTAATGTACCAAATCCGTCTCGCGGTCGGTCTACAATGACTTGGCGCGCAGCAGTCAGTTTAAGATCAGATCCAACGAGCATTACAACCAACGGTGCAAGTTCAGGGGTGAGGGTATTGATGTTAATCGGGCTTGGCTCAACATTGGGTAACGCACAGACAAAAGGCTGAATGCGTTGATAGGTATCTTCTGAGTAGTCACGCATTGCCCGTAGTTCCGTCACTTGCCCAACGAGCGTATTTGCGGTTCTGTAGGGGGGCGATAAAGACATGTAGAAAGTGTCTTCTGCCCCACGTGCACTTGGCGAAGAATCGCTGTCGATCCAATCCGCAGCTGTATTAACAAGAGACTCGGCTTCGCTTTCACCAAAACCAAGAGCCCGCAGCAGAGCTTGATACTGAAGCAAACCAGCATCACTCTGCTCAAACCGGTTGCTTCCGTCACGCACGACCAGACTGTTGAGATTAAAACAATTTGAGCCATCTGTGAGGCGGCCTTCAATTAGACCACCTTCAACGGGAAATACGGTCGGACCTTGCGCCCATGGATCATTCAGCGTTGACCGTCCGGGATCAACGCGCCAGCTTTCATAAATCGCTTTCTTTGCCAGTTCTTCTGCGCCATAGGCAAACCACTGCGCCTGATCCATCATGCCTATATTCGCTGTGCGACGAATACCGAACCTGATGTCATCTAACATCGCAATCGCCAGCGATGCGATGAATGTCACTAGCAACAGAACCGTAAGAAGGACAGCGCCCTTCTCATTATTATGATAGCAGACACGCTTCACAACACTAACCCTGACGTCATAAATACCTGACGCAACGCGCCTAGGTTTTGTGTTTCAAGGTCGAGTGCGACAGCATCTGGCAGAACATATGGACCCCGCGCTGGCACCATCCAAGAGGTGCGCCATTGCCCATCAATGAGAAACGAAACGGATAGGTTTTCGACTCCTTTGAGCAGCACTTGAGTTTGAGCATTATCCGCAGACTGCCCATCAAGGCGTGGATAGGCGCGCCGGAGTAATGTTTCATTTTCCAGAATGTAATCAACACGCTGCAAAGAACTACGCCGGTCTTGACCAAGAGGGTTTTGCCACCCATCTCTGACCAACTTGAGGACCGTGCCCAATGTGATCGTGTCCCCCCCCGCAAAAACCACAGGCTCTTGTGCACCATAAGCATCTCGTGTGGCCCGAAGGCTAATCTGAGACAAATCAGCTTTGAGTGTGGCCCGCGTAATCTGTAAGTCTTCGATGGAATGCTGCATCTGATCTGATTGGGCTTTGGCGTTGAGGCTTTGGTTCAAAACTGCTCCGCCAATCAGGGACAACATTGAGAAAACAGCCAATGTCACAAGAACTTCGACAAGCGTAAAACCAGATTCTGTTCTGCTCATGGTGCCCCCTTGAACCCAGTCCGAGAACTCAACACAAACGGTGCGCTAGCCAAGCGAACGGTAACGTCTAGCTGCCTGACAAGCGGGTTTGGGGTTTCGCCAATACTGCTGGACCATTGCCACGTTTGACCTGCCATGTCTGTTTGGCCGCTGCTTCCCCCGTTAGGCAATTCATCTGCGCGCGTATAAAGATCAATAAGGACATTTTCAGCTACTATGCCAGCAATGGCGCGATCACGAAGAGCCAAAGCAGACTTTGTGCTTTCACCCTGCATATGGATGAGAGAGATCACCGCCATACCAAAAATACCGAGAGCCACAAGCACTTCAATCAGCGTAAAGCCACACTGATGAACACGCGCCACGCTTGATATGTTATTCAGCAGCCTATCGTGCATCAGTCTGAACCACTTGGATATCGCCTGACGCTGTGCCGCGGACATGCACGCTGCCGTCTTCACTAGAAACCATAATTTGGAACGGTTCATTCATACCGACGGGATAGAAAACCAGGTTGGGTTGATCAAGAAAGTCTCCGGTCTCTGACACACTTGAAATCTCATTGGCCAGACGCATGAAAGCCTGGCCCATCGGAACAAGACGGACACCCACGCCAGGCGATAACGTTCGGTCTTCAAAAATAGCCCCATCATTGAGCCGCAACCATTGTCCGCGCCGAAAACGATGAAACGCGTATCTATCATTGTTGACGGAAACACCTAACACCTCACCGGATAAAATACTTTCTTGAGCGGTTGATTTAAGACGTGCCGCCAAGCGCACGGCTTCTTTATCAACATCAGTGCGCCCTGAAGGTAGCGTCCAGACGACCGCCCCCGTCATCAAACCAATCACGAAAAGACTCATGATCAGTTCAACGAGGGTGAAGCCCTTGGTGTTGTGGCGGCAACCGTTCATAGTCTTATTCCCAGTTCCCAATATCTGCGTTTGAGCCTTCCCCCCCCAAACGACCATCTGCGCCAAGGGAATACACATCAAAAGGGCCGCTCTCGCCTGGTTGGAGATATTGATACGCGTTGCCCCAAGGGTCTTCCGGAAGCCGTTTAATATATCCGCCAGGTCGATAGCGCTCAGGACGTGACAAACCTGACGGGGTAACTTGAAGCGCCTCTAGTCCTTCATCGACTGTTGGGTAGGTTAGGTTGTCCAGGCGGTACATCTCGACGGCCTGCTCTAAGAGCGCAACATCAGCCCGTGCTTTTTCAGTCATGGCGCGATCTTGGCTCGGCAATACATTGACGACCACAACTGTCGCCAGCAAACCAATAATGACGATGACCACCATCAGCTCGATGAGCGTGAAGCCGCGTTGCCTATCACACGTGTCCTGCGTCGCCGCGCACTGTGGCTTTAAGCGTAATGGCCGAAAGCATAATGGTTGTAAAATGGACTTTAGGGGTTTTGTCATAACGGCCTCACATCAAAGCCAAAGAGTTTAATTGCAAAATTGGAAGCAGGATTGCCAACACGATGGTTGCAACAACCCCGCCCATCACGATGATAATGACAGGCTCGAGCAAGCTCAGCGCTGTCGCGGTAAAGGTTTCAAACTCGCTTTCCAGGTGATCCGCCGATTTGCTGAGCATGGTATCGAGGCGGCCACTGCTCTCGCCAATCGCCACCATGTAAATGAGCAGCGGCGGAAAGACGTTCGTGGACCGTAGTGCGACTGATAACGCGGTGCCTTCCTGCACTTTACGAATGACGGCTTCTATCGCGTTTTGCAGAATGGTGTTTTGCATGGTTTTGTGAGCGGCTTTGAGGCCATCAACAACCGGAGCTCCGCAGGAAATTAGGGTGCTAAGAGTTCGCGCGAGCCGGGCGGCTTGCAGATCTCGCATCAAACGACCGATCAAAGGTACGCGCAACAGCACCCTGTCTGCGTTTTCTCTGACATTGCGGATTTTCAGAACACGAAAGGCCAGGACAATGAGTAACCCCAAAGCTACGAGAAGCATGAGCCCGTATGACTGCGCCACCTCAGAAAGACTCATGACAAATGTGGTTAACCACGGCAGGTCTTGCCCCATGGAGTCAAACTGCTCGACAACTTTTGGCACAACAAAAGTGATGAGCGCCGCAAGAACGGCAAAAGCTGTGACCGCCAGAACAGATGGATAGACACACGCCGTAATCACCTTGCCACGAATTTCCTGAGCGCGCTCTAAGTGGACTGAAAGACGCTCTAGTACGGCTGCCAAACTGCCGGATGCTTCCCCGGCCCCCACCAAAGCCCGATAGAAGGGCGAAAATGCGGCCCCTTGCCGCGCTAAAGAGTCCGCCAGGGTGTGCCCTTCCATGACATCTGAACGGACACCCGACAACACGCTGCGCAGGGCTGGTTTCTCAGACTGCTGAACGAGCGTTTGCAATGCCCCTTCTAAGGGAGCACCCGCGTCCAACATGGTCGCCAACTGGCGCGTTAAGAGTGACAGGTCACGGCTAGAGACTCGTTTTTTTGCTTTAGAGAACCAGTTAGTATTGGAGGGCTGCGCTTGCGCATTCGCTGGCTCAACAGTTAAGGGAACGAGTTTTCTGAGCCGCAAGTCTCTCCTGGCCAGTCGCGCCGTATCAGCCGCAACCACACCGCGATGTCGTCGCCCTTCTCGGTCTAGAGCTTCGTATTCAAATGCCGACATCAGACTCTATTCCCTGGCGGCAGATACGTAAGACCTCATCGAGACTGGTTTGACCCGATGCAACATGCCGTAATCCACTGATCAACAAGGTGTCATTTTCGGTAAAAGCATGTTGGGCGATATCTTCCTCATTTGCATCGTCGTGAATCATACGGCGCACCACATCATCGACGGTTACGAGTTCGTACAAACCTAACCGACCCATAAACCCTGTATGACCACATGCCTCGCATCCGGAAGCACTGTGAAGTTGTCCCTCGGCAACACTATGCTGCGCCAGCAACTGACGTTGGGACACCGTGCTCTCGACCGGCACTTTGCAGATCTTACACAACCGACGCACCAATCTTTGGGCGATAATGGCCTTCACTGTCGACGCAAGCAAAAAGGGCTCGACCCCCATATCTTTTAGGCGCGTGATGGCGCTCACCGCGCTATTGGTATGAATTGTGGACAGCACGAGATGGCCGGTCAGGCTGGCTTGAACGGCGATTGTGGCAGTCTCTGGGTCGCGAATTTCACCAACCATCACAACGTCTGGGTCTTGCCGAAGAATGGCGCGCAACCCTGCTGCAAAAGTCATCCCCACCTTGGTGTTTACCTGAGTCTGACCAACCCCATCGAGCGCGTATTCCACCGGATCTTCAACGGTAAGAATATTGCGGGACTGATCGTTCAAATACGTCAGGCCAGCATACAGAGATGTCGTTTTGCCCGATCCTGTCGGACCGGACACAAGAACAATACCGTTGGGTTCCGAGATGGCACGTCGGAATGCGTTACAAACCGGGAGAGTCATGCCGAGCTGTTCGATGCCAAAGTGTTCGTGGCTTTTGTCCAACAACCTTAACACCACCCGTTCGCCATATTGTGCGGGGAGTGTCGATACGCGGACATCTAAACTCTTGCCGCCAATTTTAAGTGAAATTCTGCCGTCTTGAGGAATGCGCTTTTCGGCAATATCCAAACGCGCCATAACTTTAATACGGGAGACCAAACGGGGTGCCACACGTTGCGAAAGCGTCAGGACTTCTTGCAATACGCCATCAATGCGCACCCGGACCGATAGCTTGGCTTCAAAAGGTTCAACGTGAATGTCAGACGCTTTGCGCTTCGCTGCTTCAGAAATTAGTCCGTTGATCAACCGGATAACCGGCGCATCATCTGCTGAATCCAGCAGGTCTGCCGCTTGGGGTAAGCCTTCCGCAAGGGTTGTC
Above is a genomic segment from Rhodospirillaceae bacterium containing:
- the gspK gene encoding type II secretion system minor pseudopilin GspK; its protein translation is MKRVCYHNNEKGAVLLTVLLLVTFIASLAIAMLDDIRFGIRRTANIGMMDQAQWFAYGAEELAKKAIYESWRVDPGRSTLNDPWAQGPTVFPVEGGLIEGRLTDGSNCFNLNSLVVRDGSNRFEQSDAGLLQYQALLRALGFGESEAESLVNTAADWIDSDSSPSARGAEDTFYMSLSPPYRTANTLVGQVTELRAMRDYSEDTYQRIQPFVCALPNVEPSPININTLTPELAPLVVMLVGSDLKLTAARQVIVDRPRDGFGTLEDFWGHDSFAGLGVTAEIKQQVSVRTRYFSLQAEVTLDQVYVSMQSLLEQRPGGEIALLSRSYGEVQ
- the gspJ gene encoding type II secretion system minor pseudopilin GspJ — protein: MSRTESGFTLVEVLVTLAVFSMLSLIGGAVLNQSLNAKAQSDQMQHSIEDLQITRATLKADLSQISLRATRDAYGAQEPVVFAGGDTITLGTVLKLVRDGWQNPLGQDRRSSLQRVDYILENETLLRRAYPRLDGQSADNAQTQVLLKGVENLSVSFLIDGQWRTSWMVPARGPYVLPDAVALDLETQNLGALRQVFMTSGLVL
- the gspI gene encoding type II secretion system minor pseudopilin GspI, whose amino-acid sequence is MHDRLLNNISSVARVHQCGFTLIEVLVALGIFGMAVISLIHMQGESTKSALALRDRAIAGIVAENVLIDLYTRADELPNGGSSGQTDMAGQTWQWSSSIGETPNPLVRQLDVTVRLASAPFVLSSRTGFKGAP
- a CDS encoding prepilin-type N-terminal cleavage/methylation domain-containing protein, whose protein sequence is MNGCRHNTKGFTLVELIMSLFVIGLMTGAVVWTLPSGRTDVDKEAVRLAARLKSTAQESILSGEVLGVSVNNDRYAFHRFRRGQWLRLNDGAIFEDRTLSPGVGVRLVPMGQAFMRLANEISSVSETGDFLDQPNLVFYPVGMNEPFQIMVSSEDGSVHVRGTASGDIQVVQTDAR
- the gspG gene encoding type II secretion system major pseudopilin GspG — its product is MTKPLKSILQPLCFRPLRLKPQCAATQDTCDRQRGFTLIELMVVIVIIGLLATVVVVNVLPSQDRAMTEKARADVALLEQAVEMYRLDNLTYPTVDEGLEALQVTPSGLSRPERYRPGGYIKRLPEDPWGNAYQYLQPGESGPFDVYSLGADGRLGGEGSNADIGNWE
- the gspF gene encoding type II secretion system inner membrane protein GspF, with translation MSAFEYEALDREGRRHRGVVAADTARLARRDLRLRKLVPLTVEPANAQAQPSNTNWFSKAKKRVSSRDLSLLTRQLATMLDAGAPLEGALQTLVQQSEKPALRSVLSGVRSDVMEGHTLADSLARQGAAFSPFYRALVGAGEASGSLAAVLERLSVHLERAQEIRGKVITACVYPSVLAVTAFAVLAALITFVVPKVVEQFDSMGQDLPWLTTFVMSLSEVAQSYGLMLLVALGLLIVLAFRVLKIRNVRENADRVLLRVPLIGRLMRDLQAARLARTLSTLISCGAPVVDGLKAAHKTMQNTILQNAIEAVIRKVQEGTALSVALRSTNVFPPLLIYMVAIGESSGRLDTMLSKSADHLESEFETFTATALSLLEPVIIIVMGGVVATIVLAILLPILQLNSLALM
- the gspE gene encoding type II secretion system ATPase GspE, translating into MAESARPILNYTFAKDHGVLVLEQNEHAMVGVREGWKATSLLEVRRFLDMPFTVKTLSASDFEKTLSEVYAAQRMDSESLSDELDADDNLTTLAEGLPQAADLLDSADDAPVIRLINGLISEAAKRKASDIHVEPFEAKLSVRVRIDGVLQEVLTLSQRVAPRLVSRIKVMARLDIAEKRIPQDGRISLKIGGKSLDVRVSTLPAQYGERVVLRLLDKSHEHFGIEQLGMTLPVCNAFRRAISEPNGIVLVSGPTGSGKTTSLYAGLTYLNDQSRNILTVEDPVEYALDGVGQTQVNTKVGMTFAAGLRAILRQDPDVVMVGEIRDPETATIAVQASLTGHLVLSTIHTNSAVSAITRLKDMGVEPFLLASTVKAIIAQRLVRRLCKICKVPVESTVSQRQLLAQHSVAEGQLHSASGCEACGHTGFMGRLGLYELVTVDDVVRRMIHDDANEEDIAQHAFTENDTLLISGLRHVASGQTSLDEVLRICRQGIESDVGI